A stretch of the Desulfuromonas sp. TF genome encodes the following:
- the purF gene encoding amidophosphoribosyltransferase — protein sequence MFDKFNDECGVFGIFGHPEAANLTYLGLYAQQHRGQESCGIVASDGHRLRTHKGMGLVADVFKNDAVFETLPGKSAIGHVRYSTAGGNDLKNCQPIMVDYHRGSIAVAHNGNLVNAQETRNRLEQKGSIFSTTSDTEVIIHLLARAEADSLADRLTEALQIIKGAYSLVFLTETRMVAVRDPNGFRPLALGKLDGAYVVASETCAFDLIEAQFIREIEPGEMVVIDKDGLKTFHPFGKVEPSPCIFEFIYFARPDSTIFGHQVYGIRKEFGRQLAREHPVKADVVIPIPDSGVPAAIGYAEESGIPFQLGLIRNHYVGRTFIEPQQSIRHFGVKLKLNPVREIIEGKRVVVIDDSIVRGTTARKIIKMIRNAGAREVHVRISSPPTSFPCYYGIDTPTRKELISSSHSLEEINRYVTSDTLGYLSLEGLLAAARAEGGAGNFCDACFSGKYPVKFPRLKADSQLGLF from the coding sequence ATGTTTGACAAATTCAACGACGAATGCGGCGTGTTCGGTATCTTCGGACATCCGGAGGCCGCCAATCTGACCTACCTTGGACTTTACGCCCAGCAGCACCGGGGACAGGAGAGCTGTGGCATTGTTGCCTCCGACGGACACCGCCTGAGGACTCATAAGGGAATGGGGCTGGTTGCCGACGTATTCAAGAATGATGCGGTTTTCGAGACACTCCCGGGCAAAAGCGCCATAGGCCATGTTCGGTATTCCACCGCCGGCGGCAATGATCTGAAGAATTGCCAGCCGATCATGGTCGATTACCACCGCGGCAGCATTGCCGTGGCCCATAACGGCAATCTGGTCAACGCCCAGGAAACCCGCAACCGCCTGGAACAGAAGGGTTCCATTTTCTCCACGACCTCCGATACCGAGGTGATCATCCATCTTCTCGCTCGCGCCGAGGCCGACTCTCTGGCCGACCGGCTCACCGAAGCCCTTCAGATCATCAAGGGCGCCTACAGCCTGGTCTTTCTCACCGAAACCCGCATGGTTGCGGTTCGCGACCCTAACGGCTTCCGTCCGCTGGCGCTCGGAAAGCTTGACGGGGCCTATGTCGTCGCCTCCGAGACCTGCGCCTTCGACCTGATCGAGGCGCAGTTCATCCGGGAGATCGAACCGGGGGAAATGGTCGTCATCGACAAGGACGGCCTTAAGACCTTTCATCCCTTCGGCAAGGTGGAGCCGTCGCCCTGCATCTTCGAGTTCATTTATTTCGCCCGGCCCGACAGCACCATTTTCGGCCATCAGGTTTACGGCATTCGCAAGGAGTTCGGCCGCCAGCTCGCCCGCGAACATCCCGTCAAGGCCGACGTGGTTATCCCTATCCCCGACTCCGGAGTCCCGGCGGCTATCGGCTATGCCGAGGAATCCGGCATCCCCTTTCAGTTGGGGCTGATCCGCAACCATTACGTTGGGCGCACCTTCATCGAACCCCAGCAATCGATCCGGCATTTCGGGGTAAAGCTCAAGCTCAATCCGGTGCGCGAGATCATCGAAGGGAAGAGAGTGGTGGTCATCGACGATTCCATCGTCCGGGGCACGACGGCCCGCAAAATCATCAAGATGATCCGCAATGCCGGCGCCAGGGAGGTTCACGTCCGCATTTCCAGCCCGCCGACCAGCTTCCCCTGCTACTACGGCATAGATACTCCCACCCGCAAGGAGCTTATTTCATCCTCCCATTCGCTTGAGGAGATCAACCGCTACGTCACGTCGGACACCCTCGGTTATCTATCCCTGGAGGGGTTGCTTGCGGCCGCGCGCGCTGAAGGAGGCGCCGGCAATTTTTGCGATGCCTGCTTCAGCGGCAAGTACCCGGTCAAGTTTCCTAGACTCAAGGCCGACAGCCAGCTGGGACTTTTTTAG
- the pyrE gene encoding orotate phosphoribosyltransferase, with protein MTSQEREELMDIVRELSYEQREVTLASGRKSNFYFDGKQTTLHARGGLLVGKAFYEEVGKLPGPIHGVGGLTLGADPIATATSIAACLKGDSVAAFIIRKEPKGHGTGQWLEGRKNLPKGSRVVIVEDVTTTGGSSMKAVERAREEGMEVVGIVTLVDREEGARENIEGQGIALRAVFTKSQVVG; from the coding sequence ATGACGTCACAGGAGAGGGAAGAGCTGATGGACATCGTCCGGGAGCTCTCTTACGAACAGCGCGAGGTGACCTTGGCGTCCGGGCGCAAGAGCAATTTCTACTTCGATGGCAAGCAGACGACCCTTCACGCCAGGGGCGGCCTGCTGGTCGGCAAGGCCTTCTATGAGGAGGTCGGGAAACTTCCCGGCCCCATCCATGGGGTGGGGGGGCTGACCCTGGGCGCCGATCCCATTGCCACCGCCACCTCGATTGCTGCCTGCCTCAAGGGCGACAGCGTGGCCGCCTTCATCATCCGTAAGGAGCCCAAGGGGCATGGCACCGGTCAATGGCTCGAAGGACGCAAGAATCTGCCCAAGGGCTCCCGGGTGGTCATCGTAGAAGACGTCACGACTACCGGTGGATCCTCCATGAAAGCCGTCGAACGCGCCCGCGAAGAGGGGATGGAAGTCGTCGGCATCGTCACCCTGGTCGATCGGGAGGAGGGCGCCCGGGAGAACATCGAAGGGCAGGGGATCGCGTTGCGGGCGGTGTTCACCAAGAGTCAGGTTGTGGGGTAA
- a CDS encoding chorismate mutase, translated as MNIDEIRQEIDRLDNELLRIFNERASLALAIGEIKKEKGMPVYDPEREKLIFDKVRAGNPGPLEDGAIVRLFERVIDESRRLERIRTKGI; from the coding sequence TTGAATATTGACGAAATACGGCAGGAAATCGACCGCCTGGACAATGAACTTCTCAGGATCTTCAATGAGCGGGCGTCGCTTGCCCTGGCCATAGGGGAGATCAAGAAGGAAAAGGGGATGCCCGTCTACGACCCTGAACGGGAAAAACTTATTTTCGATAAGGTGAGAGCCGGTAATCCGGGGCCTCTTGAAGACGGGGCGATCGTTCGCCTCTTCGAGCGCGTCATCGACGAATCCCGGCGACTGGAAAGAATCCGGACGAAAGGAATCTGA
- the nadB gene encoding L-aspartate oxidase → MKITSNFLVIGSGIAGLSYALKVAEHGTVAVITKREISETATNLAQGGIASVFSADDSFDSHLRDTMVAGAFLSHEETVRMVVENGPKAIQDLIDWGVNFTKNDDETYDLTREGGHSQRRILHSKDLTGKEIERALVEAVRKHPNITIYEHHIAIDLITESKVTHRRIRPNRCLGAYVLDIAGEEVITFGARVTVLATGGAGKVYLYTCNPDVATGDGVAMAYRAGATIANMEFMQFHPTTLFHPHAKSFLISEAVRGEGAILRRRDGTAFMDQYHELKDLGPRDIVARAIDNEMKVHGDDCVFLDITHREADYIRDRFPNIYKTCLSYGIDMTTEPIPVVPAAHYLCGGIQVDKWGESDVRNLFAIGETSCTGLHGANRLASNSLLEGVVFAARSARRSLERLEEPPSLTPFPAIQPWDPGSATDSDEEVVVAHNWHEIRLCMWNYVGIVRSNKRLVRALRRIQMIQEEITDYYWNFYITSDLIELRNIATVAELIIRCALERHESRGLHYTIDYPETDDAHWKRDTIIQKAF, encoded by the coding sequence ATGAAGATCACATCGAATTTTCTTGTCATCGGCAGCGGCATCGCCGGTCTATCCTATGCCCTCAAGGTTGCCGAACACGGCACCGTTGCCGTGATCACCAAGCGGGAGATATCGGAAACCGCCACCAATCTGGCCCAGGGAGGGATCGCCTCGGTGTTTTCCGCCGACGACTCATTTGATTCCCATCTTCGGGACACCATGGTCGCCGGCGCTTTCCTCTCTCACGAGGAGACGGTCCGAATGGTAGTGGAAAACGGCCCCAAAGCCATTCAGGACCTGATCGACTGGGGCGTCAATTTCACCAAGAACGACGACGAAACCTATGATCTGACGCGGGAAGGGGGACACAGCCAGAGGCGAATCCTGCATTCCAAGGATCTCACCGGCAAGGAGATCGAACGTGCGCTTGTGGAAGCCGTCCGCAAACACCCCAACATCACCATATATGAACATCACATCGCCATCGACCTGATCACGGAATCGAAAGTTACTCATCGGCGGATTCGGCCCAATCGCTGCCTGGGAGCCTACGTCCTGGACATTGCGGGTGAGGAGGTCATCACCTTCGGCGCCCGGGTGACCGTGCTGGCGACCGGCGGAGCCGGAAAGGTCTATCTCTATACCTGCAATCCCGATGTTGCCACCGGAGACGGAGTTGCCATGGCTTATCGGGCCGGAGCCACCATCGCTAACATGGAATTCATGCAGTTCCATCCGACCACTCTTTTCCACCCGCATGCCAAATCGTTTCTCATCTCCGAGGCGGTCCGCGGAGAAGGGGCCATTCTGCGGCGTCGGGACGGCACGGCCTTCATGGACCAGTACCACGAACTCAAGGATCTTGGTCCGCGGGACATCGTGGCCCGGGCCATCGACAATGAGATGAAGGTCCACGGCGACGACTGCGTCTTTCTCGACATCACCCATCGTGAGGCGGACTATATCCGGGACCGCTTTCCGAACATCTATAAAACATGCCTCTCCTACGGCATCGACATGACCACCGAGCCGATACCGGTGGTTCCTGCGGCTCATTACCTCTGCGGAGGCATCCAGGTCGATAAATGGGGGGAGTCGGATGTGAGGAATCTTTTTGCCATAGGAGAAACCTCCTGCACCGGCCTGCACGGCGCCAACAGGCTGGCCAGCAACAGCCTTCTCGAAGGAGTCGTATTCGCCGCCCGCAGCGCCCGCCGGTCGCTGGAGCGCCTGGAGGAGCCTCCCTCCCTCACCCCCTTCCCCGCCATTCAGCCCTGGGATCCGGGGAGCGCCACCGACAGCGACGAAGAAGTCGTGGTGGCTCACAATTGGCACGAAATCCGCCTCTGCATGTGGAATTATGTCGGCATCGTCCGCTCGAACAAGCGCCTGGTGCGAGCTCTGCGGCGCATTCAGATGATTCAGGAAGAGATCACCGACTACTACTGGAACTTCTACATCACTTCCGATCTGATCGAATTGCGCAATATCGCCACCGTGGCCGAACTCATTATCCGCTGTGCTCTGGAACGTCATGAGAGCCGCGGACTGCATTATACGATCGACTACCCTGAAACCGATGATGCGCACTGGAAGCGCGACACGATCATCCAGAAAGCCTTTTGA
- a CDS encoding lytic transglycosylase domain-containing protein gives MVKVAAGFAGPLLGLLVVLVFPSAGLGDIYKYVDANGVIHFTDRPTHNQFSLYLKEKKKEKSEVREIISRYASQFRLEEALVNAVIKVESDYNPTVVSRKGAQGMMQLMPQTARELDVRDPLNPEDNIRGGTRYLRQMLDRFKDLDLALAAYNAGPSAVSRYGGIPPYEETQNYVIRVKKYLQQYRQDQESYL, from the coding sequence ATGGTCAAGGTCGCTGCAGGTTTTGCGGGCCCCCTGCTGGGGCTTTTGGTTGTTCTTGTATTCCCCTCCGCCGGGTTGGGGGACATCTACAAGTACGTGGATGCCAACGGGGTGATCCATTTCACCGACAGACCCACCCATAATCAGTTCAGTCTCTACCTGAAAGAGAAGAAAAAGGAAAAGTCCGAGGTCCGCGAAATCATCAGCCGTTATGCCAGCCAGTTCCGGTTGGAAGAGGCGCTGGTCAACGCGGTCATCAAGGTTGAAAGCGACTACAATCCCACAGTCGTCTCCAGAAAAGGAGCGCAGGGGATGATGCAGCTCATGCCGCAGACGGCAAGGGAGCTGGATGTTCGGGATCCACTGAACCCGGAAGACAATATCCGGGGTGGAACCCGTTATCTGCGGCAGATGCTCGACAGGTTCAAGGATCTTGACCTTGCCCTGGCTGCTTATAATGCCGGACCCTCGGCCGTGAGCCGTTATGGCGGCATCCCTCCTTATGAAGAGACCCAGAACTACGTCATCCGGGTAAAAAAATACCTTCAACAATACCGTCAGGACCAGGAAAGCTATCTATGA
- the pgsA gene encoding CDP-diacylglycerol--glycerol-3-phosphate 3-phosphatidyltransferase, with amino-acid sequence MSLRTGLLNLPNLLTLGRIAAIPVLVVLLLFDSKEAGFWAAAVFGLAAITDWLDGWFARKWEIVTVLGKFLDPLADKLIVMAAFIMLIPMGRVPALAVFLILAREMVVTSLRSIASSEGIIIAASDLGKYKTIFQMTAIPGLLLHYDYYWFFGVRWEIFHVNMHNFGIFFFYVAFAMAMWSGGDYLVKFFKVIAR; translated from the coding sequence ATGAGCCTTCGCACAGGGCTGCTGAATCTACCCAACCTCCTCACCCTCGGGCGGATCGCTGCCATCCCCGTGCTGGTTGTCCTTCTCCTTTTTGACAGCAAAGAAGCCGGGTTCTGGGCCGCCGCGGTTTTCGGCCTGGCGGCGATCACCGACTGGCTGGACGGCTGGTTCGCCCGCAAATGGGAGATCGTGACGGTTCTGGGCAAATTCCTCGATCCCCTTGCCGATAAACTCATCGTGATGGCAGCCTTCATCATGCTCATCCCCATGGGACGTGTTCCCGCCCTGGCGGTGTTTCTGATTCTTGCCAGGGAGATGGTGGTCACCAGTCTGCGTTCCATCGCATCGTCCGAGGGGATCATCATCGCTGCCAGCGACCTGGGCAAATACAAGACAATCTTTCAGATGACAGCAATTCCAGGGCTTCTGCTGCACTACGATTACTACTGGTTCTTTGGAGTCAGGTGGGAGATTTTTCACGTCAACATGCATAATTTCGGTATTTTCTTCTTTTACGTCGCCTTCGCCATGGCCATGTGGTCAGGGGGGGACTATCTGGTTAAATTCTTTAAAGTTATTGCCCGGTAA
- a CDS encoding AEC family transporter, producing MLFVQIILPVFLIILAGYILEKRTDLPLGPLSDVSLYLFSPCLVFSALVAREISFAMASDLFLFMILYTAALLAMAYLTGRLLKMEGDARGALCLGTAMMNVGNFGLPLAYFAFGDRGLEASILIFVMFNLSLGTVAIMIAQGSKAPLGRVLLNTCKIPIFHAVLLAFCLKYLDWEIPEFLLRAITLLGQAAIPLMLVLLGMQLARTRLQGNTGFISVSVLLRLLLAPLVAWGITTLLGIKGLTRDVVILQTSTPSAVLPLLYCLRFNTRPDLLAGAIFATTMLSALSLTVILYLQQ from the coding sequence ATGCTCTTCGTCCAGATCATCCTGCCGGTGTTTCTGATCATCCTGGCCGGCTATATCCTTGAAAAACGAACGGACCTCCCACTGGGCCCCCTCTCCGATGTCTCCCTTTACCTGTTCAGCCCCTGCCTGGTCTTCTCCGCACTGGTCGCGCGTGAAATCTCCTTTGCCATGGCCTCGGACCTATTCCTCTTCATGATTCTGTATACCGCCGCGCTGCTGGCCATGGCCTATCTGACCGGACGCCTTCTGAAAATGGAGGGTGACGCCCGCGGAGCCCTGTGCCTGGGCACAGCTATGATGAATGTCGGCAATTTCGGTCTGCCCCTGGCCTACTTTGCCTTTGGCGACCGCGGTCTGGAAGCCTCCATCCTGATCTTCGTGATGTTCAATCTCTCGCTGGGCACCGTCGCCATCATGATCGCCCAGGGATCCAAGGCGCCGCTCGGCCGCGTCCTTCTGAATACGTGCAAGATACCGATTTTCCACGCCGTCCTTCTGGCCTTTTGCCTCAAATATCTCGACTGGGAGATCCCGGAATTTCTTCTTCGAGCCATCACCCTTCTGGGGCAGGCAGCCATTCCCCTGATGCTGGTGCTTCTGGGCATGCAGCTGGCCCGGACCCGGCTGCAGGGGAATACCGGCTTTATTTCCGTATCCGTCCTGCTGCGCCTCCTTCTGGCCCCGCTTGTCGCCTGGGGGATCACAACCCTGCTCGGTATAAAGGGCCTTACCAGGGACGTCGTGATCCTGCAGACAAGCACCCCCTCGGCCGTGCTCCCCCTCCTCTACTGCCTGCGCTTCAATACCCGTCCCGACCTGCTGGCCGGAGCCATCTTCGCCACCACCATGCTGAGCGCCCTGTCCCTGACCGTCATTCTGTATCTGCAGCAATAA